The following proteins are encoded in a genomic region of Myxosarcina sp. GI1:
- a CDS encoding DUF433 domain-containing protein — MNYRDYITIEPNKRGGKPCVRGLRITVYEVLEYLASEMSEAEILDDFPDLTRKDLKACIAYAADRERRFMTASLS, encoded by the coding sequence ATGAACTACAGAGACTATATTACGATCGAACCAAATAAGCGCGGTGGTAAGCCTTGTGTACGTGGCTTGCGAATTACGGTTTATGAAGTGCTGGAATACTTAGCCTCCGAGATGAGTGAAGCAGAAATTCTCGACGATTTTCCCGATCTGACACGAAAAGATTTAAAAGCTTGTATTGCTTATGCTGCTGACCGCGAGCGTCGGTTTATGACCGCTTCATTATCTTAA
- a CDS encoding SLC13 family permease produces the protein MNNLPAIVAAATFAAVIGAILTERLHLTIAAFLGALVLVFAHIMTLNQAIGYIGQSYATLALFFGVMVMVRAFEPTNIFAYLGTQMVMLAKGEGKRLVLGVIAITTPICAVLPNATTVMLLAPLIPPIAQEVGIDFVPLLILMVFVANSAGLLTLVGDPATFIVGDAVNLSFNDYLVRLSLGGAVAVGAILVLAPFLFRNIWNKKLADTKNLPQPKINHPRVLLLGGLLMAAVLTFFVIGESLPTPIPPAAVALLGAAIALLLADRSKIDTVNHILQDVDWSTLVFFMSTFVLIGGLEKTGVLNSISGLLAVILGKNIALGSLCLLVVVGLLSSVVPNIPLVVAMVPLLKQYLVNVGFVGVEILAPGFNGQLPPEVLPLFYAMMFGATLGGNGTLMGASSNIVAAGVAELHGGRISFSRFLRYGIPVMGVQLAVAALYIAIAFF, from the coding sequence GTGAATAATTTACCAGCCATCGTCGCAGCAGCTACCTTCGCTGCGGTTATCGGCGCGATTCTTACGGAGAGACTGCATCTGACTATTGCTGCTTTTTTGGGGGCGTTGGTGTTAGTGTTTGCCCACATCATGACTCTCAACCAAGCAATTGGTTACATCGGTCAAAGTTACGCCACTCTCGCGCTGTTTTTTGGCGTGATGGTCATGGTGCGAGCTTTTGAACCAACAAATATCTTCGCCTACTTAGGTACGCAAATGGTGATGTTAGCTAAAGGCGAAGGTAAACGACTCGTCTTAGGTGTTATTGCTATTACCACTCCCATTTGTGCGGTATTGCCCAATGCTACTACAGTGATGTTACTCGCTCCCCTAATTCCTCCCATCGCTCAAGAAGTAGGTATTGATTTTGTTCCCCTACTGATTTTGATGGTGTTTGTGGCAAATAGTGCTGGGCTATTAACTTTAGTTGGCGACCCAGCTACTTTTATTGTTGGCGATGCGGTGAACTTGAGCTTTAATGACTACCTAGTACGTTTGAGTTTGGGAGGTGCAGTTGCCGTCGGGGCAATATTAGTTTTGGCACCTTTTCTCTTCCGCAATATCTGGAACAAAAAACTGGCAGATACCAAAAATTTACCCCAGCCAAAGATTAACCACCCCAGAGTTTTACTGTTGGGTGGCTTGCTAATGGCGGCAGTGCTAACTTTCTTTGTGATTGGCGAATCTCTACCCACTCCCATTCCTCCTGCTGCGGTAGCTTTGTTGGGAGCAGCGATCGCTTTATTACTAGCAGACCGCAGTAAAATTGATACGGTCAATCATATTTTGCAGGATGTGGACTGGAGTACTCTGGTCTTTTTTATGTCTACCTTTGTTTTGATTGGCGGGCTTGAAAAAACGGGAGTCTTAAACAGTATTTCGGGTCTATTAGCGGTTATTCTCGGTAAAAATATCGCCTTGGGCTCTTTATGCTTATTAGTAGTAGTCGGTTTGTTGTCTAGCGTCGTGCCGAATATTCCCCTAGTGGTAGCGATGGTGCCTCTACTCAAACAGTATTTGGTCAATGTGGGTTTTGTCGGTGTAGAAATACTCGCTCCTGGATTTAACGGTCAATTGCCACCTGAAGTTTTGCCTTTGTTTTACGCCATGATGTTTGGGGCGACTTTAGGGGGTAACGGGACTTTGATGGGGGCATCTTCCAATATCGTGGCAGCAGGTGTAGCCGAATTACACGGCGGTCGAATTTCTTTTAGTCGCTTTCTTAGATACGGTATTCCTGTCATGGGCGTACAGCTTGCGGTGGCAGCTTTGTATATTGCTATTGCTTTCTTTTAA